A genomic stretch from Chitinophaga agri includes:
- a CDS encoding DUF2891 domain-containing protein, translated as MPASFAQQAYYTRKSNGLLDLTAQGAAHLAELPLRCMQQEFPYKTGVVFSDSSLVVHPKNYHPAFYGCYDWHSSVHGHWMLVRLLKSFPGMAKEKEIITKLSQNLTADNITQEQQLFKNKENKGFERIYGWSWLLQLQRELLTWNDPLGKQLAANVQPLATQFSKAYADFLGRLVYPIRVGEHTNLAFGLSLAWDYAVTANDTALQTAIRQAAMRFYAADKNCPVAWEPGGYDFLSPCLEEADLMWRILPAAAYQQWIKAFLPDLFKKDISAFKVAQVKDITDGKLVHLYGLNLSRAWCLYGIARHTKENRDAILKLANLHLEAAIPHVASGDYAGEHWLASFAVYALTTENN; from the coding sequence ATGCCCGCATCATTTGCACAACAGGCATATTATACGCGCAAGAGCAACGGCTTACTGGACCTCACCGCCCAGGGAGCTGCCCATCTCGCAGAACTGCCGCTGCGTTGTATGCAACAGGAATTCCCTTATAAAACCGGTGTTGTATTCTCTGACAGTTCACTGGTCGTTCATCCGAAGAACTACCACCCTGCCTTCTATGGTTGTTATGACTGGCACAGTAGTGTACATGGGCACTGGATGCTGGTACGTTTGCTGAAATCATTCCCCGGAATGGCAAAAGAAAAAGAGATCATCACAAAACTGTCGCAAAACCTCACGGCCGATAATATCACGCAGGAACAACAACTCTTCAAAAACAAAGAGAACAAGGGTTTTGAACGTATTTACGGCTGGAGCTGGCTGCTGCAACTGCAAAGGGAACTCCTCACCTGGAATGATCCGCTGGGAAAACAACTGGCGGCCAATGTACAGCCCCTGGCCACCCAGTTCTCAAAGGCATATGCTGACTTCCTCGGCAGACTGGTATACCCTATTCGTGTGGGTGAACATACCAACCTGGCCTTTGGTCTTTCCCTCGCCTGGGATTATGCGGTCACTGCTAACGATACGGCCTTACAGACGGCTATCCGTCAGGCGGCCATGCGTTTCTATGCGGCAGACAAAAACTGCCCTGTAGCCTGGGAACCAGGTGGCTATGACTTCCTTTCTCCCTGCCTGGAAGAAGCAGACCTGATGTGGCGCATACTGCCGGCCGCTGCATACCAGCAATGGATCAAAGCCTTCCTGCCTGACCTGTTCAAAAAAGATATTTCCGCTTTCAAAGTAGCCCAGGTAAAAGACATCACAGATGGTAAACTCGTTCACCTGTATGGCCTTAACCTGAGCAGAGCATGGTGCCTCTACGGTATTGCGCGTCATACAAAAGAAAACAGGGATGCCATTCTTAAACTGGCCAATCTCCACCTGGAAGCCGCCATCCCGCACGTTGCGAGTGGCGACTATGCCGGAGAACACTGGCTGGCTTCCTTCGCTGTATATGCGCTGACCACCGAGAACAATTAA
- a CDS encoding NAD(P)/FAD-dependent oxidoreductase, with protein MLETKVCIVGAGPAGAAAALQLAQLGIECVVVDKAVFPRDKVCGDGLSGKVITALNRIDPAIATRLKQADFKVNSWGVKFVAPARYALDVGYRPDYNSANHEHKETPIGYVCKRMDFDNFLVDEIKRRSEITLLEGITVDKYELKEDGYYVTGSKDFKVKAQLLIIANGAHSSFTKEVAKIVMEPEHYVAGIRAYYKNVNGNNPDNFIELHFLKELLPGYFWIFPLPNGEANVGVGVLSEAVRKKKMNLKKSMLDIIANDPVFKERFKDAELVSNIEGYGLPLGSKVRVLSGERYMLTGDAAYLIDPFTGEGIGNGLYSGRIAALQAAEALKANNYSAAQLAKYDAEIYRILGPELKLSHRLQKLIKYPWLFNTLMKISSRNKQLQELLSCMFYEVDLRKKLAKPSFYLKLIFNR; from the coding sequence ATGCTGGAAACTAAAGTATGTATTGTAGGCGCTGGCCCTGCAGGCGCAGCTGCCGCACTTCAGCTGGCCCAACTAGGTATTGAATGTGTAGTGGTGGATAAAGCTGTTTTTCCCCGTGATAAGGTATGTGGAGATGGCCTTAGTGGAAAAGTCATTACAGCATTGAACAGGATAGATCCCGCGATCGCAACGCGCCTTAAACAAGCTGATTTTAAAGTGAACAGCTGGGGCGTGAAATTCGTTGCTCCGGCACGATATGCACTGGATGTAGGTTACCGTCCCGACTATAACAGCGCCAATCACGAACATAAAGAAACACCTATCGGGTACGTATGCAAGCGTATGGACTTTGACAACTTCCTTGTCGATGAGATCAAACGCCGCTCTGAGATCACTTTACTGGAAGGGATCACGGTAGACAAATACGAGCTGAAAGAAGATGGCTACTATGTTACGGGTTCTAAGGACTTCAAGGTAAAAGCACAGTTACTGATCATCGCCAACGGCGCACATTCTTCCTTTACAAAAGAGGTGGCCAAGATCGTGATGGAGCCGGAACACTACGTTGCCGGTATCCGTGCATATTATAAAAATGTAAATGGTAACAATCCCGACAACTTCATCGAACTGCACTTCCTCAAAGAACTCTTACCAGGATACTTCTGGATATTCCCGCTACCCAACGGCGAAGCTAATGTGGGGGTAGGTGTACTCAGTGAAGCCGTTCGTAAGAAGAAAATGAACCTGAAGAAGTCTATGCTGGATATCATAGCCAATGACCCCGTGTTCAAAGAGCGGTTCAAAGATGCAGAACTCGTCAGCAACATAGAAGGTTATGGCTTGCCGCTGGGCAGTAAAGTACGCGTGCTCTCAGGAGAGCGTTATATGCTGACAGGCGATGCGGCCTACCTCATTGATCCTTTTACAGGTGAAGGTATCGGTAACGGCCTTTATTCAGGCAGGATCGCGGCGTTACAGGCTGCAGAAGCGCTGAAGGCAAACAACTATTCCGCGGCACAACTGGCTAAATACGACGCAGAGATCTATCGTATCCTGGGGCCGGAACTGAAGCTCAGTCACCGCCTGCAAAAGCTGATAAAATACCCCTGGCTGTTTAATACATTGATGAAGATCAGCAGCCGTAACAAGCAGCTACAGGAACTGCTGTCCTGCATGTTCTATGAAGTAGACCTGCGTAAGAAGCTGGCTAAACCATCCTTCTACCTAAAATTGATATTCAATCGCTAA
- a CDS encoding YbaB/EbfC family nucleoid-associated protein has protein sequence MFGDLFGKLQEAQSKMKESKERLALITVEGEAGEGAVKVVVTGNREVKSIDVAERLLEKDNKEELEDLLLTALNRALKNAENAWESEMKGIAGGMLGPLGGLL, from the coding sequence ATGTTCGGAGACTTATTTGGAAAACTGCAGGAAGCGCAGTCTAAAATGAAAGAAAGTAAAGAGCGTCTGGCTCTTATTACTGTAGAAGGTGAAGCCGGAGAAGGTGCTGTGAAGGTAGTTGTAACCGGTAACCGCGAAGTAAAAAGTATTGATGTAGCAGAGCGTCTGCTGGAAAAGGATAATAAAGAGGAACTGGAAGATCTGCTGCTGACTGCACTGAATCGTGCACTGAAGAATGCAGAGAATGCATGGGAGTCGGAAATGAAAGGTATTGCCGGCGGTATGCTGGGTCCTCTCGGAGGATTACTCTAA
- a CDS encoding tetratricopeptide repeat protein: MRYVLLLAAGISLFACNAPTNKTNTKTGTDQPGKSAGLTAQQIYQKDVVISLVKTHKGKNKVSDKYFLDGVDMYRNKRNPEEAAELFKKSIMEQPQARAYYELGNALADINNLPDAALAYQLAEVLDYKPTSKVLYNLACVYSRAEDYNSARYYLVSAIEFGYSNVKNIYADKDLTYIREAGREDFNNLVTTALSGATDPSKLQWNLFWHEFKPVSYPLVLNEEYGQQLKDGPDYISYEYERFVAEMRDNERFSREVGYEFYHVGLAKSTDSVKTLIYAVHNVISGDGHPLDFYIVSFDGQGKLIDKLVIGGQKKLSDPFRVPTLTENGNIEVGLFTQVYQKDPEKAGYDDNEVVESKFLDKEYYTIAADGHFVKKDELLGMNR, translated from the coding sequence ATGCGATATGTATTGCTGCTGGCAGCAGGCATTTCTTTGTTCGCCTGCAACGCCCCAACCAACAAGACAAATACGAAAACAGGCACAGACCAACCCGGAAAGTCTGCCGGCCTCACTGCCCAGCAGATCTATCAGAAAGACGTAGTTATCAGTTTGGTCAAAACCCATAAAGGAAAGAATAAAGTATCTGACAAATACTTCCTGGATGGCGTGGACATGTACCGTAATAAGCGGAACCCCGAAGAAGCCGCGGAGCTGTTCAAAAAGTCTATTATGGAACAGCCGCAGGCAAGAGCTTATTATGAGTTGGGAAATGCACTTGCGGACATAAATAATCTGCCGGATGCTGCCCTTGCCTATCAGTTGGCAGAAGTACTGGACTATAAGCCGACTTCAAAGGTGCTGTATAACCTGGCCTGTGTATATTCCCGCGCGGAAGACTACAATTCTGCCCGCTATTACCTGGTATCAGCTATAGAATTTGGTTACAGTAATGTAAAGAATATTTACGCTGATAAAGACCTTACCTATATCCGGGAAGCTGGCAGGGAGGATTTCAATAACCTGGTAACAACCGCCCTGAGTGGGGCTACCGATCCCTCAAAACTGCAATGGAACCTGTTCTGGCATGAATTTAAGCCGGTATCTTATCCATTGGTATTGAATGAGGAATATGGACAACAACTCAAGGATGGCCCTGACTATATCTCCTACGAGTACGAAAGGTTTGTTGCTGAAATGAGGGATAATGAAAGGTTCTCCCGCGAAGTGGGATATGAGTTTTATCATGTGGGACTGGCAAAAAGTACTGATAGCGTTAAGACGCTGATCTATGCTGTGCATAATGTGATCAGTGGAGATGGACATCCGCTGGATTTTTATATTGTCAGCTTCGATGGGCAGGGTAAACTGATTGACAAACTGGTTATTGGCGGACAGAAAAAATTGAGTGATCCATTCCGCGTGCCTACACTCACAGAGAATGGTAATATTGAAGTAGGACTGTTTACCCAGGTGTATCAGAAAGATCCGGAGAAAGCAGGCTATGATGACAATGAAGTAGTGGAAAGTAAGTTCCTGGATAAAGAATACTACACTATTGCGGCAGATGGTCATTTTGTAAAGAAGGACGAACTGCTGGGAATGAATCGTTAA
- a CDS encoding DUF2306 domain-containing protein, whose product MTRKIFFYLFAAVILYTSWLMLLLSLPYTSFDRYVDFLMTKQLVYHIRHWRISFYVHVFTSVIVLVTGLLQFSMYLLKKFPGLHRRSGKLYALVILAFSGPSGLIMGCYANGGVPARISFVILASLWLVTTFLGWRYAMQRNWKQHTAMMIRSYALTLSAISLRFFAFLIGTFHPPIHPVEAYILISWMSWTLNLVIAEVIIRRGMGYLNDSFPAVRPSLQNDHLPQ is encoded by the coding sequence GTGACCAGAAAGATCTTCTTTTACCTGTTCGCAGCTGTAATACTTTATACCAGCTGGCTGATGTTGTTGCTAAGTCTTCCATACACGTCATTTGACCGTTATGTGGACTTCCTGATGACCAAACAGCTGGTATATCATATCAGGCACTGGCGCATCAGTTTTTATGTGCACGTGTTCACAAGCGTTATCGTGCTTGTCACTGGCCTGCTTCAATTCAGCATGTACCTCTTAAAAAAATTTCCCGGCCTGCACCGCAGGTCCGGGAAATTATATGCTTTAGTGATCCTTGCGTTTAGCGGTCCTTCCGGATTGATCATGGGATGCTATGCGAATGGCGGTGTGCCAGCAAGGATCAGTTTTGTCATACTTGCGTCCCTGTGGCTCGTCACAACATTCCTGGGCTGGCGCTATGCCATGCAGCGGAACTGGAAGCAACATACCGCTATGATGATCAGGAGTTACGCGCTTACCCTGTCTGCTATATCCCTACGTTTTTTTGCATTTTTGATCGGGACATTCCATCCACCCATCCATCCTGTGGAAGCCTATATTCTCATTTCATGGATGAGCTGGACCCTGAACCTGGTAATAGCAGAAGTGATTATCCGCCGGGGAATGGGCTATCTTAACGATTCATTCCCAGCAGTTCGTCCTTCTTTACAAAATGACCATCTGCCGCAATAG